GCCCGGTGGGTTCCAtccctcctgcctgcctcttCCAGCAAACTTTGCCTGGTTCCCTACGCCCACTCTCTACATCCTGCCTTCTCCAAGTGCCCAACAGCAGAGGAGCAGGAGTCAGAGGCCTTGGTTTACATCTTGGCACCAACTGACAGCATTTGTGACCCTGGGTATCAGCTTATGAAGCTGtgcattagtttttttttgtttttttgtgagacggagtctggctcttattgcccaggctggagcgcaatggcacgatctcggctcaccacaacctccgcctccctggttcaagccattctcctgcctcagcctcctgagtagctgggattacaggcatgcaccaccactcctgtctaattttgtatttttagtagagacggggtttctccatgttggtcaggctggtctctaactcttgacctcaagtgatctgcccacctcggcctcccaaagtgctgagattacaggcatgagccaccacagttGGTGAGTCTCAgatctttatttgaaaaataggCATGATTggccgggcacctgtaatcccagcactttggaggctgaggtgggcggatcacctgaggtcaggagttcgtgaccagcctggccaacatggtaaactcttgtctctactaaagataccaaaattagctgggcaaggtggcacgcgtctgtaatcccagctacttgagaggctgaggcaggagaatcacttgaacccaggaggtggaggttgcagtgagccgagatcccgccactttactccagtctggcaacagagcgagaatccatctaaaaaaaaaggctgagcacgttggttcatgcctgtaatccccacactttgggaggccgaggcgagtggatcatgaggtcaagagatcgagaccatcctggccaacatggtgaaaccctgtctctacgaaaactaaaaaaaaaaaaaattagctgggcgtggtggcgcgttcctgtagtctcagctactcgggaggctgaggcaggagaatcgcttgaacccgggaggtggaggttgcagtgagccgagatcgcagtgagcctgggtgacagagcgagactccgtctcaaaaaaaaaaaaagaaagaaaaaaaataggcgtGATGAACATCCACTGCAGGGACCAACACTTGGTCCCTGGCACCATTTAAGGACCCAGGAAGGGTGAGCTGGAAATGCACAGCAACCTGGGGGCGACCTTGGGACTGTTGGAGAACCCCCACCCCCTCAGCATAATGCTTGTCCCAGTCTCATCTCTGATTCTGGCTGGGACATCCGGGATCCCCCGGCCATGGCCATCCTGGTGCTTCCCTGTCCTGCCTCCCTGGTGTCTGTCTTGGGCCTGAGTTCTCCCATAACCATCCCTGCAGCTTCTACGTGGCTTGTGTTGTCCTGGGGCTGCAGTTCTTACACGAGAAGAAGATCATTTACAGGTGACTTTTGTCCCAGGGGTGcacgggggtgggggtgggggttggggtggagtgggtgaggacacagacgCTGCCTCCGCCTGCCTGGGCTGCTCCAGGGGCCATTGCTGTTCCCTGGGTCTAAGCCCCCCTCAGTCCCTTTGATCTGCACCCTTGCCCTCAGGGACCTGAAGTTGGATAACCTTCTGCTGGATGCCCAGGGATTCCTGAAGATTGCAGACTTTGGACTCTGCAAGGAAGGTGGGGGCTGCCCATTGGGATCCATATCTCCAGCCTTGTttacccagcctggccaataggatGATGGGCACATGGCATGTCCCAGGAAATCTCCTCACCTGCGGATGCCCTGGTTCCACCACCCCAGACCTCATTCCAGGGGACAGCTGGGCACACTGGCCCTTTCTTCCTAGTCCTAGAGGCTCGTAGCCCCAGCCTGCACCTGGCCCGAGGGAGAGCCTGTGGTCAGGGATGGGAGAGGAGACTGAGTtctgccttctgttttttttttttttcttttttttttttttttgagatagagtcttgctgtgccaCCCAGgatgcaatgcagtggcacagtctcggctcactgcagcctccacctactgggttcaagcgattctcctgcctcagcctcccaagtagctgggactacaggcgagtaccactacacctggctaatttttgtatttttttagtagagacggggtttcactgtgttagccaggatggtctcgatctcctgacctcatgatccacccgcctcagccacccaaagtgctgggattacaggcatgagccactgcgcccggctcctttttttttgagatggagtcttgccctgtcgcccaggctggagtgcaatggcgcagtcttggctcactgcaacctctacctctgaggttcaagggattctcctgcctcagcctcccgagtacctgcgattacaggtgcatgccaccacacccagcttattttttgtatttttagtagagatggggtttcaccatgttggccaggctggtcttgaactcctgacctcatgatctgcccacctcggcctcccaaagtgctgggattacaggtgtgagccaccgcacccagctgagttCTGCCTTCTGTGACCTTAGCCTGTGAGCTTGGCTCCGCATGCAGTCAAATGGCGTCATAACCATTCCCACTTCCTTGGGTACAGGGCAGGGCTTGGCACAGGCTCAGCTCCCTGGCATCATAAGGCTTGGCTGTTGAGGTTATTGTGAATAGGCCACACCAAGCAGCTAGTGGTGTGCCTGTTGGTTTGCAGGGATCGGCTTCGGGGACCGGACTAGCACCTTCTGTGGCACCCCGGAGTTCCTGGCTCCTGAGGTGCTGACCCAGGAGGCGTATACACGGGCTGTGGACTGGTGGGGGCTGGGTGTGCTGCTCTACGAGATGCTGGTGGGTGAGGTGAGTGCTGGAGCGTGTTTCCTGGGCCtctgggttggggtggggtggcctGTGCATCCTGCTGAGCCCCCATCTCCACAGTGCCCGTTCCCAGGGGACACAGAGGAAGAGGTGTTTGACTGCATTGTTAACATGGACGCCCCCTACCCCGGCTTTCTGTCGGTGCAAGGGCTTGAGCTCATTCAGAAGGTAAGCACTGCAGGGTCTGGGGCTGGGCTGGATGGCCGCTCAGGGCCCATGTGCCTTCTGCCGTGGGACAGCACACCCCCCGCCACCCAGCCTTAGAGCGCTCTGGGCCAGCGTGCTTGGGGCCCGTGGATGATGGCAGTGCCTGGGGCTGAATGCCCTAAGTGCATGCCTGTCCTATTGCCCAGCTCCTCCAGAAGTGCCCGGAGAAGCGCCTCGGGGCGGGTGAGCAGGATGCCGAGGAGATCAAGGTCCAGCCATTCTTCAGGGTGAGCGGCTGGGGTGGCGGTGGTCCCCTGTGCCTGGCAGCGTAGGTGGCATGGAGTGACTCCTGGAGCTGCTGTTCCTGCCGTCTCAGGCACCTCTCCTTTGCCCTCAGACCACCAACTGGCAAGCCCTGCTCGCCCGCACCATCCAGCCCCCCTTCGTGCCTACCCTCTGTGGCCCTGCGGACCTGCGCTACTTTGAGGGCGAGTTCACAGGGCTGCCGCCTGCCCTGACCCCACCTGCACCCCACAGCCTCCTCACTGCCCGCCAACAGGCCGCCTTCCAGGACTTCGACTTTGTGTCAGAGCGATTCCTGGAACCCTGAGGGCATCTCCTGGCACCTCTGTCCCCTTCCTCCACAGACTGTTAGAGCCTCTGCTCGCCTACCTGTGCGCCCTGCCTGGAGGTCCAGGCCTTGCTGGGTACTTATGAGCCCTTGGGATTCGAGGTGGCAGCCATGGGGCCACTGTTGTGGGCTTGCTCAGTGTCACTGGGCAAAGTGTGTCCCTTCCGCCTCCAGCTCGCCCTCCTCTACCTCCCAGCGAGACCTGGCCCAGAAAGGGTGCCGCAGCAaggagtgatatggtttgtcttTTTAAGACTGGACTTGCTTTATATTAAATTTGTAAAAGTGTGCACTGGCAGCAgcctgggcagggctggggtggagCCTGGGGTCTGCTTGGGCGTGAGCCGCCCACAGgttcttttcttccccttcttccttggAAGGCAGAACTGCCCACCAAGGCAGGGATCTGTCTGACTTGAAGCTCCGTTCTGGGGCCTGGGAGGCGTGGGCAGGAGTGAGGGCCCCAGGCCCTCCGAGGGCTCACCCCAGCTGGGGACAGGCCCTGTGGTTTTCAGGCACAAGACGGTAGCCCGGCCTCCAGCAACCCTAAACAGCTGGGCTGctgccctcttcctcctcctcagcccagAGGGTCTCCCAGGACCCCGAGGGCCATCCACAGAAGAAGTGGGCCAGGTTGCGGGTCAGGCCTCGGTCGAAGGGGTTGCCGGGGCGCTGGCGGAGATAGGTGATGCGGTGTGAGGAGATGAATTCCCAGGTGGTGGTGTTGCTGGCCACCAGGTAGAGGTGTGAGGCGAGGAGCAGGCTGGCCACCAACGAGAAGAGGGACAGCAACAGGAAGGTGGCGAACAGGAGCCCGCTGGACCGCAGCCACAGCCCCCAGGGCTGGAAGAACCGGAGGCCTGACCTGCGGTGCAGGGGACAGGGGCCTGGTgctgggggagggcaggggagcccTTCCCTCCCCGTGCCGGGTCCCTGGGAGTCCTGGCTCTGTCCACCCCTGTGGGAGCATTCATTCCACCCTCCCCCTACACCCGGGCAGCAGCACCCACCATGCCAGGTACAGGCCCCACAGAAGCACCACCAGCTGCAGCGCCAGGTAGACCACAAAGAGTGGGTGGTTGCGTTCTCCCACACAGTTCTCCATCCAGGGGCAGTGGTGGTCGTAGCGGCGGACGCAACGGCGGCACTCACGGCAGTGCCGAGCCCTCAGGGGCTGCTGTGGGCATGGAGGATGGTGGAGGCTCAGTGCCAGCCCTGCTGTGGGCCCACCACTGAGGGAAGGAATCAGGGCCTGATTCTGGAAGGCCTTCTTGGAGGAGGGGTGAGGCCCAGGCACTGGGGCAGGAAGAGGTCGAGGAGTCTCAGCTTTGGCCCAACCTCTCCCACGGGTGTCCCTGCATCACTCACCAGCACCAGGCAGTATCTACAGCGCCGAAGAGGGATGGCTGGAGGAACCATGGCTGTCTGCTCCTCTTTGAGCTCCTCCTGGAATGAGGGGTGGGGTGTAAGACAGGGTCCCCTTGGGAGACAGGTGTCATTGGTGGGCAGCTCCCCTAGGGGCCGGCTTAGCTCTGAGTGTGGAGTTTGGGACCCATCCCAAGCAGAATGGAGGTGTGCGGTGTGGCGGAGCACCCTGGACTGAGGGCAGCTGTGTGATGTTTGCAAGTCTCTTCCTTCTCTGGGCCCCAGCAGTTTCCTCACTACTGTAGATGGGACTCTAGGGCTGGCAAGAGGATTCACTAAACTGTCCCCACAAGAGCCTGGCATGGAGACTGGTGCTGGTTGCTGAGTCCCTGTTGGTGAGAGTAGGGGCCCCTGGTTacctgaggctgaggctgcacaTTCACGTAGCCAGGGTCCATGAGTGACACGGCGAGGTAGAGTAGCAGGGAGCCCAGCACCAGGAGCAGGAAGGTGAGGGGCAGGAGCAGCTCCCCCTGCTCCTCCCATTGCCGCAGCTCTGGAGAGGCCGGAGAGCACAGTGAGGCTGGGCCGGGTAGAACAGGAGTGGGTGGGGCGGGGGTGCAGTTGGAGGTGGGGAAGTGTGTTCCTGGCTGAGCAAAGGCCTGGAGATGTTGGTTCCCTGAGTGGTTGTGTGTGGCCAACAGTTCATCTGCACTTTATCTGGAGGGTCAGAGGGAACCATGGAAGGTTATAGAGCCAGATCTGTTTTGGAAAACCTCATTGCTAAAGAAATGGATCAGGGGAAGCCTGGGGGCAGAGAATCTGgccaggaggaagaagagggtagCTACAAAGGCCTGGcaggaagtgagggaggaaggaatggaCAGAGGGGACTGCTGGGTGAAGGGAGCCAGACCTGACTGGATgtgggaaagagggaggaggggtCCAGCATCTCTGGCTCTGCAATGGTGAGAGACTGGCTAGGTCTGAAATGCCTGAGAGAGATACAGTGGGGAGGGTGCAGCTGGCAGGCTCAGATGCTGCAGAGGGGCATAAGGAAGGGTCCAGCGGGCTTCAGCCCATGGAGGTGACAGGATTTTGGGGAGGTAGGGTGCAGGGCAAGGTGAGGGGCATGAGACCACCAGACAGCAGAGTGTAGACAAATCCCGTGTCCCTTGGTTGTAAGGGGGAGCAGAGAAGAAAGGGTGGGTTTTGAGGGGTTCGTTTTCTGATACGGAGACCTGAGCAAGTTTTTAGGCTAAAGGGTGAAAGTGGTGGAGGAGGTCTGTCTTGGGAGGAAAGCCAGAAGGGGCCTCAGTCCAGAAACTGAGGCTGGACCGCCACGGAAGGAGGGCTGGGGGCTGCTGTGGGGGACAGTGGGGGAGGCTGCCCGTGGCAGGTGAGGCGCTGGGTAGGGGGCTACTAAGAAGAATGAGGGAAATGGAGGTGGGTGGGTTAATCTGTGGGAAGATGGGAGACAGGCCGCACCCCATGGGGTGTTCTCTTGCCTGAGGCTTCGCCTGGACTTGGGCAGCTAGCGGCCACGGGGGTGTGGAGGGTGTGGGCGTGGGCAGAATGCCAATCTTTGCATCTAGTTAAGCCTCCTAATCGTATGGATGGGAAGATTTGGGGTCAGTTCCTGGGAAGGATCATGTGGGTCCCAGATCAGGGGACATGGGGCTCAAGTCGGTCCTTGGATCTGGTGGGCACCGGCTGGGTCCTGGGATGGACAGGGCGTTTGGCAATGATCAGGAAGATGCTGGGATTAATTAGGGATCAACGGGGTATCAGGCGGAGAGCAGGTGGCTCTTGGAATGATAGATGGGGAGAGAGCTTCAGGAGCTGGTGGAGATCGGGCCAATCGCAGGATCTCCAGGGATTAGGCGGGAGACCCAGTGAGACCAGAACGTCTGGGGAACCACGCGGGATCGGGTGGGTCCGGGGTCGCTCGGGGTCCGGCTCACCGGTATCGTGCAGGAAGAGCACCAGCGTGATTCCCCAGGTCAGCACGGTGTGCCCGGTCCGCACCAGGACCCCAGGGCTGAGGAGCGCCCAGGGCGCCATCGCCTCGGCCCGGGGCCCCACCCGGAAGAAGCGGCCAGAGGGGCGGGCTCTCCGAGGGAGGGGAACGCGGGCGCCCTCGGATTGGTGGATCTAGGCGCTGGGCGGGGCAGGACTGGGTAAGGGAGGCTGCCTATTGGGTGGCAGCTGCGGCCGAGTGGACCCTCAAGCCAACAGGTGCCTGAAGAGGGTGAGGGAGGGGCTGGCGCGCGCGCAGCTGGTAACTCCCCCAACTCCAGCCCCACCCACCAGGTAACTTTTGAAAGCACAGGAGCGCGCGCGCACCTCCCCCACGCTCCCCTGTGCCCGCCCCCGCGGCCTCGCGCATGCGCGTAGCTCCCTGGGCGCTTCAAAGATCCAGCGGTTTGCTGTGAGTCCGGGAGGCAAAATTGTACCCATTTCAGAGATGTGATGACTAAAGTCTCGAGAGGGCCAGGGCTCGCCCAAGGTTGCTCTGTGGTGACAGCTTTACCTTCTTGCTATGTATTCTCAGATATTGCAAACGGACGAGAGAAAAGTGGAGGTACGTGGTGCACATTCTGACTATGGGTGATCCAACTTAGGCGGGAGTCAGAAATCCCAGCACTGCCCCTTCCtacctgtgtgaccctgggcgaGTTACTGAGCCCCTCTGagctgttttctgtctctataaggGGGATTACAATAGTGTCTTCCTCCTAAGGTGTTTGGGAGGACTAAATAATGGAAGCGCTTTGTCTAGCACGGGACTGTCTTGCCTCTCctgctgtgagccaccacgtacAGGTGGACTTTCCTCGCCGGGGGCTTCAGGCTGCCCTCCTTCCCTGTGTCCCCAGGGCCTTCTCCACTCAGCCCTGCCTTTCCACAGCACCTCCCACTGATACCAGCATCCTCCTCCGCCTCCCTCTGGTTGGCCCCATCCCAGCTCCTCCAGGATACTCCTCTgacatctgttgtttttctcaGCTCAACATCCTTTTTTTGGTTGGGGAATCGACTTCCCATCCCATGTGATTGGAGGGACTGCCCCTCACCCCATAGGATGGCGAGTGGCAGGCTGTGGGCGTTCGACTCTGCAGAACCAATCACAGGCCTTCCATGAGATTACTGTCTAGATGCTGAGAGGAAGGAGCATTCTTTTGGATCTCAAGCCTAAGGAATGGGATATAAGGCAACTGGGAGCCGTCTTTACGCTGGGCGGAGAGGGCTTACCCTGTCTGTGGCTGGAGAAAATGAGACCAACTTATAAAGACACATAGAGATGGATAAGCAGCACTAAAGGAGGGAGCAAGAGATGGTCTGAACAACATTGTCTGAGCCCTCTAGATCCGGCTGTCCCTGAAGCTGATACTGAGTCTGCATCCCCTGGTTGCAAGAGTCAATGAattcccaccttttttttttttttttttggagacagagcctcactctgttgcctaggctggagtgcagtggcgcgatctgggctcactgcaacctccacctcccaagttcaagcgattctcctgcctcagcctcccaagtagctggggctacaggcacatgccaccacgcccagctaatttttgtatttttagcagagacagggtttcaccatgttgtccaggccggtctcgatttcctgacttcaagtgatctgcctaactcggcctcccaaagtgctgggattacaggtgtgagccaccatgcctggccccaattcCCACCTTTGACTAGCCTGAGTAGATGTTTGAGTTGGGCGTCTGTCATTTGCAGCTCAGTCTTGACTACTGCACTGGGTGCAGGATCTAATGTGCTCAGTGGGGACATCCAGCACGTTATCCACTCAGCACATAATTCTGAAGTTTCCGTGGGTTAGGCACTGTGCTAGTATCAAACATCCCAACACTAGTTCAAATAGTAAGGACAGATTTTAATTAACAATATACTGTTGATAGGGCGGAGAGCCCAGTGTGAACCACCTGAAACTTCCGTTTGTGCAGAGGTGACTGAtgttttttgtggttttggttttctgctttcttgagatggggtctcgctatgttgcccaggatggcctcaaactcctgacctgaggcaatcttccccctcagcctccagagtagctgggactgcaggcgtgcaccaccgtgtctggcttaaagggagaatgagggagtggagggaaatggtgAGGGCTTCAGCAGAGTAAGGGAAATGAAAAATTCCGAAGGGTTGGTCATGGTAAATGTGATTAGGCAGCTCCGTGTGCTCGCTGGCAATGGTGAGAGTTAGGACTCAGTTCTCCCGcagagactgggagacagaggctccGTCCTTCCTGATATTACATTTCAATAGAATGGCCTTCAGGTCCTTGAAAAAGACACTCCTGAGTTGTAGGAGATACACACTCATCTCAAATGGACAGAGGAAGGATCACAATTGTAAGTTCCCATcccaccacatttttttttttttgagatggagttttgctcttgttgcccaggctggagtgcaatggcgtgatctcggctcactgcaacctctgcctcccaggttcaagcgattctcctgcctcagcctcccgagtagctgggattacaggcacccgccaccatgcccggctaattttttatttttagtagagatggggattctccatgttggtcaggctggtctcgaactcccgacctcaggtgacccgcccaccttggcctcccagagtgttgggattacaggcgtgagccaccgcacccaacactttttgttttttttgagagggagtttcgtaCTGTTTCcctggtgtgatttcggctcactgcaacctccgcctcctgggttcaagcaattctcctgccttagcttctaaagtagctgggattacaggcacatgccaccatgcctggctaattttttttttaattcttagtagacacaggatttcaccatgttggccagggtggccttgaactccttaccttgtgatccgcctgcctcggcctcccaaaatgctgggattacaagtgtgaaccactgtgcccggccagaggTCACATTTCTTAGGGAGACTCAGTAAAATGGCTTTATGGTTTAGACATCAGTCTACTTTTGGAGAGGTAGGTCATGTTTGAAGGTGCTGAGCGGcaaaattagtttctttttttttctctccaacttttattttaagttcaggggtacatgtgtagaatgtgcaggtttgttacataggtaaacgtgccactgtggtttgctgcacagctcatcctgtcacctaggtttttgtttttgtttgtttgtttgtttttgagatggagtcttgctctgtcacctgggctggagtgcaatagcacgatctcagctcactatgacctctgcctcctgggttcaagcgattctcctgcctcagcctcccgagtagctgggattacaggcgtgcgccaccacacccggctaatttttgtatttttagtagagacggggtttcaccattttgcccaggatggtctcgaactcctgacctcaagggatccgcccgccctggcctctcaaagtcctgacgTTACAGGctgaaccactgtacccagcctggcCACGGCTTTTTAAAAGGAGAGCCCTCCATGTGCCAGGTTTTGTGCTGGGCTACGGCAGAGCCTTGATGTGGCTTGTGGCTCACAGTCCAATGGGGGAGACGAGACAAAGCAATTTCAGCCCCATGAGATAAGATGGGATGAGCAGGAACTAGTGTTCCTGACACAGGAAATGGCAGGTACCAGGCCAAGGAGCTAGAGGAGGAGCACCTGGCACATCTGAGGATCTTGTTTTCCCTCCTTTACTGTGGCAGCCTTGAGGTAATAAGCCATTTCAGGCCAgctatggtggcatatgcctgtaatctcaacactgtgggtggctgaagtgggaggattgcttgagcccaggagtttgagaacaacctgggcaacacagtgagaccccatttctacaaaaaaacaaaaattagatgtGCATGGAGGTGCACgtttgttgtcccagctacttgggaggctgaagtgcaaggattgcttgagcccaggaggtcgaagctgcagtgagctgtgatcgtgccattgcactcagcctgggcaacagtgagaccttgtctgaaaaaaataaaaaataaagtcacttcacctctctgagcctcagtgtccttgtctgtgaaatggaTTATTGCCAGGGTTCTGAGGAAGCGGAAGGTACATGAAGCACTTAGCCtggggcctggcacacagaagaAGGTTCAGTAGTGTTGGCTGCTGCTGGCAGGCACTGCCCTCATTCCCTCCGAGGCACAGACGACCCACCAGGGTTCTGAGGCAAACCACTCGATGCCCTTCCTGCCCAGGTCCTGTGGGTGGCCAATGGCAGGGGGCTGTCAGCCAGGGGAGAGAGAGGCCAGGTCCAGGCCCTGCAGGGGGTAGAGAAGAGGGGACCTCGGCTTCACAGAGGCTGTGGGAGGAGTCAGTGCTCAGCTTCCAGAAATGCTTAATTGGGTCCTGATGCCCAGGCTTAAAACCTCACATAAAGGGTAAAATCCACACACTCATGGTGGCCTATAAAGGGTGTACCcgtatcatttcttttttgttttttgagatggagtcttgctctgtcacccaagctggagtgcagtggcaccatctgtgctcactgcaagctctgcctcctgggttcacgccattctcctgcctcagcctctcaagtagctaggactaccggTGCCCGCCACCtagcgcggctaatttttttgtattttttagtagagacggggtttcaccatgttagccaggatggtcttgatcgcctgacctcgtgatccacctcggcctcccaaagtgctgggattacaggcatgagccactgcacccagcccaccaTATCATTTCTTATTCCAACCAGGCAGCTCTTGAGGATGACAAGGCACTGTCGATAGAGATGCGGGGACCACAGGTGTCAGCCAGGACGGCCCTGGGCCATGCTAGAGTCTGGGCACCTCACGATTTGGCATCAGCAACTTCTTGGTCCCCTCCCACTCCACCCACCCACTCCACCCTTGTTCCTCACGCTGCCAGGGCCACATGGGGCTGCTTCTCTGTCCACTCTGGCGGGACCCTCTGCTGAGGATGCACTTTTCCTCAGCCCCTCGGGCCAGACCTGGGCAGCCTCCTTCTTTTCACTGGGTTTGGCTCCACTCAGTCCTCTTGTAAGAAGCCTCCCAGACACATGGGGACATCGTGCtggctcctccccctctccccaaaGCACTGTGGCCCAGCGGACTTCCGAGCTTCCCTGACCCGCCTGCCCACTCCCATCCACTGGCAGGAGGCACCTCC
The nucleotide sequence above comes from Pongo pygmaeus isolate AG05252 chromosome 13, NHGRI_mPonPyg2-v2.0_pri, whole genome shotgun sequence. Encoded proteins:
- the ZDHHC12 gene encoding palmitoyltransferase ZDHHC12 isoform X3, translated to MAPWALLSPGVLVRTGHTVLTWGITLVLFLHDTELRQWEEQGELLLPLTFLLLVLGSLLLYLAVSLMDPGYVNVQPQPQEELKEEQTAMVPPAIPLRRCRYCLVLQPLRARHCRECRRCVRRYDHHCPWMENCVGERNHPLFVVYLALQLVVLLWGLYLACTRPLSPAPQVRPPVLPALGAVAAVQRAPVRHLPVAVPLLVGGQPAPRLTPLPGGQQHHHLGIHLLTPHHLSPPAPRQPLRPRPDPQPGPLLLWMALGVLGDPLG
- the ZDHHC12 gene encoding palmitoyltransferase ZDHHC12 isoform X2; translated protein: MAPWALLSPGVLVRTGHTVLTWGITLVLFLHDTELRQWEEQGELLLPLTFLLLVLGSLLLYLAVSLMDPGYVNVQPQPQEELKEEQTAMVPPAIPLRRCRYCLVLPLRARHCRECRRCVRRYDHHCPWMENCVGERNHPLFVVYLALQLVVLLWGLYLAWSGLRFFQPWGLWLRSSGLLFATFLLLSLFSLVASLLLASHLYLVASNTTTWEFISSHRITYLRQRPGNPFDRGLTRNLAHFFCGWPSGSWETLWAEEEEEGSSPAV
- the ZDHHC12 gene encoding palmitoyltransferase ZDHHC12 isoform X4: MAPWALLSPGVLVRTGHTVLTWGITLVLFLHDTELRQWEEQGELLLPLTFLLLVLGSLLLYLAVSLMDPGYVNVQPQPQEELKEEQTAMVPPAIPLRRCRYCLVLQPLRARHCRECRRCVRRYDHHCPWMENCVGERNHPLFVVYLALQLVVLLWGLYLACPGGCGCGPAGSCSPPSCCCPSSRWWPACSSPHTSTWWPATPPPGNSSPHTASPISASAPATPSTEA
- the ZDHHC12 gene encoding palmitoyltransferase ZDHHC12 isoform X1, with translation MAPWALLSPGVLVRTGHTVLTWGITLVLFLHDTELRQWEEQGELLLPLTFLLLVLGSLLLYLAVSLMDPGYVNVQPQPQEELKEEQTAMVPPAIPLRRCRYCLVLQPLRARHCRECRRCVRRYDHHCPWMENCVGERNHPLFVVYLALQLVVLLWGLYLAWSGLRFFQPWGLWLRSSGLLFATFLLLSLFSLVASLLLASHLYLVASNTTTWEFISSHRITYLRQRPGNPFDRGLTRNLAHFFCGWPSGSWETLWAEEEEEGSSPAV